In Chrysoperla carnea chromosome 2, inChrCarn1.1, whole genome shotgun sequence, the following proteins share a genomic window:
- the LOC123291793 gene encoding uncharacterized protein LOC123291793, protein MSSEGFVRAQSNNLSKINVLMVAQYFGNCESFTAAETRGVKAHRSQRDNYGDAAVGYVELKRQGDNCLVRGRICPEHRVRNTPYHVELKVNEKKEEVVEVSCKDCAASADMNTFLRLNLHE, encoded by the exons ATGAGCTCAGAAGGATTCGTGCGAGCTCAATCTAACAACTTGTCAAAAATAAACGTTTTGATGGTGGCAcaatattttggaaattgtGAGTCGTTTACTGCAGCAGAAACCCGTGGGGTTAAAGCTCACAG ATCCCAACGTGACAATTACGGTGATGCAGCTGTTGGGTATGTTGAACTCAAAAGACAAGGCGATAACTGTTTAGTGCGAGGGCGGATTTGTCCAGAACATCGAGTACGGAATACACCGTATCATGTGGAGCTCAAAGTGAATGAGAAAAAAGAAGAAGTAGTTGAAGTCTCTTGTAAAGATTGCGCAGCGTCTGCCGATATGAATACTTTTTTACGTTTGAATTTACACgaatga